Proteins co-encoded in one Cupriavidus metallidurans CH34 genomic window:
- the benB gene encoding benzoate 1,2-dioxygenase small subunit, translating into MSAVIPMSDVSAFLYRECRLLDDEQWDEWLTCYHPDARFWMPCWDDDGKLVTDPEREISLIFYPNRQGLEDRIFRIKTERSSATIPDTRTSHNLSNIEIESTDGQLATVRFNWHTLAHRYQTNFSYFGMSRYVIDFSQGTPRILDKYVVLKNDYIHQVIDIYHI; encoded by the coding sequence ATGAGCGCCGTCATCCCCATGAGCGATGTCTCGGCCTTTCTCTACCGCGAGTGCCGCCTGCTCGACGACGAGCAATGGGATGAATGGCTGACCTGCTATCACCCCGATGCGCGATTCTGGATGCCTTGCTGGGATGACGACGGCAAGCTCGTCACCGATCCGGAACGAGAGATTTCGCTGATCTTCTATCCGAACCGGCAGGGGCTGGAGGACCGCATCTTCCGCATCAAGACCGAGCGGTCGAGCGCGACGATCCCCGACACGCGCACGAGCCACAACCTGAGCAATATCGAAATCGAGTCGACCGACGGACAACTAGCCACGGTGCGCTTCAACTGGCACACGCTCGCGCATCGCTACCAGACCAATTTCAGCTACTTCGGCATGTCGCGCTACGTGATCGATTTCTCGCAAGGCACGCCGCGCATCCTGGACAAGTACGTCGTGCTCAAGAACGACTACATCCACCAGGTCATCGACATCTATCACATCTGA
- the benA gene encoding benzoate 1,2-dioxygenase large subunit, protein MIPIHLDTGAGPARPQHQPNRLENLDQFLVEDKTTGDYRLHRSAFTDEALFELEMQHIFEGNWIYLAHESQIPNNNDYYTTHIGRQPIVIARNRQGELNAFINACSHRGAMLCRHKRGNKATYTCPFHGWTFNNSGKLLKVKDPEQAGYPECFNKEGSHDLKKLARFSNYRGFLFGSLNADVPPIEQFLGDAARIIDMIVDQSPDGLEVLRGSSTYTFAGNWKLQAENGADGYHVSAVHWNYAATTSHRKQQNEREDKIRAMDAGKWGQQGGGFYAFDHGHMLLWSRWANPEDRPNFARRDEFAQRCGEERADWMIQNSRNLCLYPNVYLMDQFGSQIRLLRPLSVDRTEVTIYCIAPKGESDEARARRIRQYEDFFNVSGMATPDDLEEFRACQQGYAGQALAWNDMCRGATHWIDGPDDAAKHIGLNPVMSGLRTEDEGLYTVQHRYWLETMKRAVAQGDAA, encoded by the coding sequence ATGATCCCGATCCATCTGGATACCGGGGCGGGCCCCGCTCGTCCCCAGCATCAGCCCAACCGCCTGGAGAACCTTGACCAGTTCCTGGTCGAAGACAAGACCACCGGCGACTATCGGCTGCACCGCAGCGCGTTCACGGACGAGGCGCTGTTCGAACTCGAGATGCAGCACATCTTCGAGGGCAACTGGATCTACCTGGCGCACGAAAGCCAGATCCCGAACAACAACGATTACTACACGACGCATATCGGCCGCCAGCCGATCGTGATCGCGCGCAATCGCCAGGGCGAACTGAACGCGTTCATCAACGCGTGCAGCCATCGCGGCGCAATGTTGTGCCGGCACAAGCGCGGCAACAAGGCCACATACACCTGCCCGTTCCACGGCTGGACATTCAACAACAGCGGCAAGCTACTCAAGGTCAAGGACCCCGAACAGGCCGGCTATCCGGAATGCTTCAACAAGGAGGGGTCCCACGACCTGAAGAAGCTGGCGCGCTTTTCCAACTATCGCGGCTTCCTGTTCGGCAGCCTCAACGCCGATGTGCCGCCGATCGAGCAGTTCCTGGGCGATGCCGCGCGCATCATCGACATGATTGTCGACCAGTCGCCCGATGGTCTCGAGGTGCTGCGTGGCTCGTCGACATACACATTCGCCGGCAACTGGAAACTGCAGGCCGAGAATGGCGCCGATGGCTACCATGTGTCCGCCGTGCACTGGAACTACGCCGCCACCACAAGCCACCGCAAGCAGCAGAACGAACGCGAGGACAAGATCCGCGCGATGGATGCGGGCAAGTGGGGCCAGCAAGGCGGCGGCTTCTACGCGTTCGATCATGGCCATATGCTGCTGTGGTCGCGCTGGGCTAACCCGGAAGATCGTCCGAACTTCGCCCGCCGCGACGAGTTCGCGCAACGCTGTGGCGAGGAGCGCGCCGACTGGATGATCCAGAACTCGCGCAACCTGTGCCTGTACCCCAATGTCTACCTGATGGACCAGTTCGGCTCGCAGATCCGCCTGCTGCGCCCGCTGTCGGTGGACCGCACCGAAGTCACGATCTACTGCATCGCCCCCAAGGGGGAATCGGACGAGGCCCGCGCACGCCGCATCCGCCAATACGAAGACTTTTTCAACGTCAGCGGCATGGCCACGCCCGACGACCTCGAGGAGTTCCGCGCCTGCCAGCAGGGCTACGCGGGCCAGGCACTGGCCTGGAACGATATGTGCCGGGGCGCCACGCACTGGATCGACGGGCCCGACGACGCAGCGAAGCACATCGGTCTGAATCCGGTGATGAGCGGGCTGCGTACCGAGGATGAAGGCCTCTATACCGTACAGCATCGCTACTGGCTGGAGACGATGAAGCGGGCCGTGGCACAGGGAGATGCAGCATGA